Genomic window (Salvelinus namaycush isolate Seneca unplaced genomic scaffold, SaNama_1.0 Scaffold226, whole genome shotgun sequence):
gactgtagtaggagggttgttggggtgggcccctctgtgtgagagaggactgtagtaggagggtcgttgtggtgggcccctctgtgtgagaggactgtagtaggagggttgttgtggtgggcccctctgtgtgagagaggactgtagtaggagggttgttgtggtgagcccctctgtgtgagagaggactgtagtaggagggtcgttggggtgggcccctctgtgtgagagaggactgtagtaggagggtcgttgtggtgggcccctctgtgtgagagaggactgtagtaggagggttgttgtggtgggcccctctgtgtgagataggactgtagtaggagggttgttggggtgggcccctctgtgtgagagaggactgtagtaggagggttgttgtggtgggcccctctgtgtgagataggactgtagtaggagggttgttgtggtgggcccctctgtgtgagaggactgtagtaggagggtcgttgtggtgggcccctctgtgtgagagaggactgtagtaggagggtcgttgtggtgggcccctctgtgtgagataggactgtagtaggagggttgttgtggtgggcccctctgGCCCCCCTCTTCTCACTTCAGCTGTTGACTTGAACTCGAGACGAATTCCTGTCTCCTCCCTAGTTctgcagctggcctgccttatcaggaACTGAAACTAGACTTTTGCCCTTTGCCTCCCTCTTAAAAAGGAACATTGATATTCAACTTTAACATGTTTGAACAGAGTATTAACGTTCTGCAGTTCCCATTGTCTCACTCAGTAACCCTTCGATACACTAAATCCCTATCCACCCTTTATTGACCCCAACATATACATTCATTATACATGTAAAGTAATCAATAAAATGCTAGTAATGgtaacatgaataagtatatttcaagcTATAATCTATCAATAGGTTTCTGTGTTCCAACATATACATTCATTATACATGTAAAGTAATCAATAAAATGCTAGTAATGGTAACATGAATACGTGCATTTCAAGCTAGAATCCATCAATAGGTTTCTGTGTTCCAACATATACATTCATTATACATGTAAAGTAATCAATAAAATGCTAGTAATGGTAACATGAATAAGTGCATTTCAAGCTAGAATCCATCAATAGGTTTCTGTGTTCCAACCCGCTATACAACATCCAAAAGTACAAAACGGGTCAATAGCCACATTTCCAACCGCAGTCTTTATGCGCGTCACGTCATGGCGTTAAGATCCCGACAcgtgtgatggaaacaggaagtgatggaaacaggaagtgaaaGGATTCGGGAGACATCACCTCCATCGTGTCAGACACCCTAATCCTAATCCACCCAATCCTAGACACCCTCCTAATTTGCATACCAtcccaacagatctacagacgatgcaatctcacttgcactccacactgccctctccgacctggacaaaaggacctgcgtgagaatgctgttcatcgactacgatgttgtccccacagtgaccgtacgtacatatcccaatcagaagccatggattataggcaacaaCCGCACCAAGTTTAAGGCTTGAGCTGCCGCGTTCAAGGTATTACACTAAtacagacgcttataagaaatcccaatATGCCCtcaaacgaaccatcaaacagggactgggtcaatacaggactaagattgaatcctactacaacgGCTGTCGTCGggtgctttgaggcaagcaacactgaagcatgcatgagagcaccagctgttccggacgactgtgatttaacctttaaacaggtcaacattcacaaggccgcgggggtCAGAcaaattaccaggacgtgtactcagagcatgcggggaccaactggcaagtgtcttcactaacattttcaacctctccctgaccgagtctgtaataccaacatgtttcaaggatatcaccattgtccctgtgcctaagaaagcgaaggtaacctgcgtaaatgactaccgccccgtagcactcgtcggtagccatgaagtgctttgaaaggctgatcatggctaacatcaacaccatcatcccagaaaccctagacccactccaattctcaTACCGCCCCAAGttatccacagatgacgcaatctcaatcgcactcaacactgccctttcccacctggacaaaaggaacacctatgtgagaatgctgttcattgactacagctcagcgttcaacgttcaacaccatagtgcccacaaagctcatcactaagctaaggactctgggactaaacacctccctctgcaactggatcctggacttcctgatgggccgtccccaggtggtaagggtaggcaacaacatatctgccacatctgccacgctgatcctcaacacgggaaaccctcaggggtgcatgcttagtcccctcctgtactccctgttcacccacgactgcatggccaaacacgactccaacaccatcattaagtttgctgacgacacaacggtgataggcctgatcaccgacaacgatgagacagcctatagggaggaggtcagagacctggcagtgtggtgccaggtcaacaacctctccctcaatgtgagcaagacaaaggagatgatcgtggactacaggaaaagaaggatCGAACAcaaccccattctcatcgatggagcaggttgagggtttcaagttccttggcatccacatcaccaacaaactatcatggtccaaacacaccaagaaagtcatgaagagggcacgacaaaaccttttccacctcaggagactgaaaagatttggcaagggtccccagatcctcaaaaagttctacagctgcaccatcgagaggatcctgaccggttacatcaccgcctggtatgacaactgctcggcaatggtcaaagactccagccaccattttcatagactgttctctctgctactccACGGGAAGCGGTATCGgcgcaccaagtctaggtccaaaatgaCCCCCCTCCTCTatgtttgtacactgctgctactcgctgtggTAACATTATTTTGATTGAcgttttttttattaattttaatCAGAGTGCCAAGCCAGcttgatttcagatgtgtccatgtaaacagaattattagggaaatcgttcaTCTAGCAAGCATCTAAATATTTAGATTAACCTATTAAATTAacctgactatccacaataatcacaTAATTAACCATTACCCTAGCCACAATAATCACATGATTAACCattactcgctgtttattatctatgcatagtcactttacccctacctacatgtacaaatgacctcgactaacctgtacgcccctgtatatagcctcgttattattaaaataatttttttaactttcgtttatttagtaaatatttccataactctattttcttagcagcattgttggttaagggcttgtaagtaagtagcatttcacggtaaggtctacatctgttatattccgcgcatgtgacaaatacaatttgatatctaggaaaaccaaagtttcaATATTAATATGATaatattacaacaacaagaaTGAACTGTACTCTGAAACAAAGATAAGTGCTAAAAATAGTAAAAAGCTTAATTACATTTTTTGGCAAAAAGGCAAACTTggctccatcattcattcatcacaaaacccactgatattgccaagtACTTTAATAATTTTTTTCATTGGTTATCAAAATTGTGAACCTACACATCCAtgcataactgaccaaattatgaaaaacaagcattgtaattttttatttcataaagtgagtgtggaagaggtgaaaaagaTGATTGTTGTGtctcaacaatgacaagccaccggggtctgacaacttggatggaaaattacagGGGATAATAGCAGACTATATTGCCACCCCTATTTGCCATTCTTCAATCGAAGCCTACTGGaaagtgtacagtgcattcagaaagtattcagaccccttgactttttccacattttgttacgttacagccaggaactaatggggatccataataaatcccaggaagagtagctgctgccttggcaagaactaatggggatccataataaacctcaggaagagtagctgctgccttggcaggaactaatggggatccataataaaccccaggaagagtagctgctgccttggcaggaactaatggggatccataataaaccccaggaagagtagctgctgccttggcaggaactaatgaggatccataataaacctcaggaagagtagctgctgccttggcaggaactaatggggatccataataaacctcaggaagagtagctgctgccttggcaggaactaatggggatccataataaaccccaggaagagtagctgctgccttgacaggaactaatggggatccataataaacccccaggaagagtagctgctgccttgacaggaactaatggggatccataataaaccccaggaagagtagctgctgccttggcaggaactaatgaggatccataataaacctcaggaagagtagctgctgccttggcaggaactaatggggatccataataaacctcaggaagagtagctgctgccttggcaggaactaatggggatccataataaaccccaggaagagtagctgctgccttgacaggaactaatggggatccataataaacccccaggaagagtagctgctgccttgacaggaactaatggggatccataataaaccccaggaagagtagctgctgccttggcaggaactaatggggatccataataaaccccaggaagagtagctgctgccttgacaggaactaatggtgatccataataaaccccaggaagagtagctgctgccttgacaggaactaatggggatccataataaaccccaggaagagtagctgctgccatggcaggaactaatgaggatccataataaaccccaggaagagtagctgctgccttggcaggaactaatggggatccataataaacctcaggaagagtagctgctgccttggcaggaactaatggggatccataataaaccccaggaagagtagctgctgccttggcaggaactaatgggatccataataaaccccaggaagagaagctgctgccttggcaggaactaatggggatccataataaaccccaggaagagaagctgctgccttggcaggaactaatggggatccataataaaccccaggaagagtagctgctgccttgacaggaactaatggggatccgtaataaacctcaggaagagtagctgttgccttggcaggaaataatggggatccataataaaccccaggaagagtagctgctgccttggcaggaactcatggggatccataataaaccccaggaagagtagctgctgccttggcaggaactaatggggatccataataaaccccaggaagagtagctgctgccttggcaggaactaatggggatccataataaaccccaggaagagtagccgctgccttggcaggaactaatggggatccataataaaccccaggaagagtagctgctgccttggcaggaactaatggggatccatattaaaccccaggaagagtagctgctgccttggcaggaactaatggggatccacaataaaccccaggaaaagtagccgctgccttggcaggaactaatggggatccataataaaccccaggaagagtagctgctgccttggcaggaactaatggggatccataataaaccccaggaagagtagctgctgccttggcaggaactcatggggatccataataaacccccaggaagagtagctgctgccttggcaggaactaatgggtatccataataaaccccaggaagagtagctgctgccttgacaggaactaatggggatccgtaataaacctcaggaagagtagctgctgccttggcaggaactcatggggatccataataaaccccaggaagagtagctgctgccttggcaggaactaatggggatccataataaaccccaggaagagtagctgctgccttggcaggaactaatggggatccataataaaccccaggaagagtagccgctgccttggcaggaactaatggggatccataataaaccccaggaagagtagctgctgccttggcaggaactaatggggatccatattaaaccccaggaagagtagctgctgccttggcaggaactaatggggatccacaataaaccccaggaagagtagccgctgccttggcaggaactaatggggatccataataaaccccaggaagagtagctgctgccttggcaggaactaatggggatccataataaaccccaggaagagtagctgctgccttggcaggaactcatggggatccataataaacccccaggaagagtagctgctgccttggcaggaactaatgggtatccataataaaccccaggaagagtagctgctgccttggcaggaactaatggggatccgtaataaaccccaggaagagtagctgctgccttggcaggaactaatgggtatccataataaaccccaggaagagtagctgctgccttggcaggaactaatggggatccataataaaccccaggaagagtagctgctgccttggcaggaactcatggggatccataataaacccccaggaagagtagctgctgccttggcaggaactaatggggatccataataaaccccaggaagagtagctgctgccttggcagaaactaatggggatccataataaaccccaggaagagtagccgctgccttggcaggaactaatggggatccataataaaccccaggaagagtagctgctgccttggcaggaactaatggggatccataataaaccccaggaagagtagctgctgccttggcaggaactcatggggatccataataaaccccaggaagagtagccgctgccttggcaggaactaatggggatccataataaaccccaggaagagtagctgctgccttggcaacaggaactaatggggatccgtaataaaccccaggaagagtagctgctgccttggcaggaactcatggggatccataataaaccccaggaagagtagctgctgccttgacagaaactaatggggatccataataaaccccaggaagagtagctgctgccttggcaggaactcatggggatccataataaaccccaggaagagtagccgctgccttggcaggaactaatggggatccataataaaccccaggaagagtagctgctgccttggcaacaggaactaatggggatccgtaataaaccccaggaagagtagctgctgccttggcaggaactcatggggatccataataaaccccaggaagagtagctgctgccttgacagaaactaatggggatccataataaaccccaggaagagtagctgctgccttgacagaaactaatggggatccataataaacccccaggaagagtagctgctgccttggcaggaactaatgggtatccataataaaccccaggaagagtagctgctgccttggcaggaactaatggggatccgtaataaaccccaggaagagtagctgctgccttggcaggaactaatgggtatccataataaaccccaggaagagtagctgctgccttggcaggaactaatggggatccataataaaccccaggaagagtagctgctgccttggcaggaactcatggggatccataataaacccccaggaagagtagctgctgccttggcaggaactaatggggatccataataaaccccaggaagagtagctgctgccttggcagaaactaatggggatccataataaaccccaggaagagtagccgctgccttggcaggaactaatggggatccataataaaccccaggaagagtagctgctgccttggcaggaactaatggggatccataataaaccccaggaagagtagctgctgccttggcaggaactcatggggatccataataaaccccaggaagagtagccgctgccttggcaggaactaatggggatccataataaaccccaggaagagtagctgctgccttggcaacaggaactaatggggatccgtaataaaccccaggaagagtagctgctgccttggcaggaactcatggggatccataataaaccccaggaagagtagctgctgccttgacagaaactaatggggatccataataaaccccaggaagagtagctgctgccttatccaggaactaatggggatccataataaaccccaggaagagtagctgctgccttggcaacaggaactaatgaggatccataataaaccccaggaagagtagctgctgccttggcaggaactaatggggatccataataaaccccaggaagagtagctgctgccttggcaggaactaatggggatccataataaaccccaggaagagtagccgctgccttgacaggaactaatggggatccataataaaccccaggaagagtagctgctgccttggcaggaactaatggggatccataataaaccccaggaagagtagctgctgccttggcaggaactaatggggatccataataaaccccaggaagagtagctgctgccttggcaggaactaatggggatccataataaaccccaggaagagtagctgctgccttggcaggaactcatggggatccataataaaccccaggaagagtagctgctgccttggcaggaactaatgagggtccataataaacccccaggaagagtagctgctgccttggcaggaactcatggggatccataataaaccccaggaagagtagctgcaagACATCATGAAGTCAGCAAATTATCAGGTGTTTTGGAGTTCAGTGTCCAAAAACTGGGTCTCCGTTTAAGGTTGttgttccagcaggacaacgaccacaaacacacatcaGAAAGTACCCAGGAATGATTACAGAATAAACACGGGGACTGTTCTGGAGTGGCCAGCGATAACCTATGGCAAGAGTCACCACGGGACCTTACTAAGAAGCATGACATAACACTCACATAGCAGCTGACGCTGCTAATCCAAGTCAACAAGAATATCCGACACAAATTCCTTGATAattaaaatacaaacatttattGCAAACTCTTGTCTCTTTAACATTTGGCTTCAATAAAATCAGTGCATTACATTCAAATGATTACATCACAAATAACTGCAGCAATCTTCATCTCAATGCCTCATCTTCGTGTCAATGGCCCAATCGCAATCGGACCCCTAGACCCTGGCCCAATCGGACCCCTAGACCCTGGCCCAATCGCAATCGGACCCCTAGACCCTGGCCCAATTGGACCCCTAGACCCTGGCCCAATCCCAAACGGACCCCTAGACCCTGGCCCAATCCCAAACGGACCCCTAGACCCTGGCCCAATCCCAAACGGACCCCTAGACCCTGGCCCAATCCCAAACGGACCCCTAGACCCTGGCCCAATCCCAAACGGACCCCTAAACCCTGGCCCAATCCCAAACGGACCCCTAGACCCTGGCCAATCCCAAACGGACCCCTAGACCCTGGCCCAATCCCAAACGGACCCCTAGACCCTGGCCCAATCCCAAACGGACCCCTAAACCCTGGCCCAATCCCAAACGGACCCCTAGACCCTGGCCCAATCCCAAACGGACCCCTAGACCCTGGCCCAATCCCAAACGGACCCCTAGACCCTAGGGATTGATTTAAGCAGATCTATGTAGATTTCACAGGCGCAGTCATTATGGTAATAGTTCCaccttgccctctgataggctaggtgGAAGTTTCAGCATTCTACCTATTCCAATcaaaatcctctcagatctccacaagttcATAGGGTCTAGGAGTCCATCTGGGTTTAAATATCTGCAGTTTATTCATATTCACAGCACCAGGCCTGCCCCTTCCTGAGGAGACTCAGCAGCTTTCTGGATGAATTGGTTCACAACATCTACGATCGTTGACACCTCTGCCATGGCTCCTTTACCTGTAAAGTGACACTCCAAGTTACTCAACAATGTAGAAACCACAATAGAAACAGGTACGAAGGTGAACGATGTACAGTTTATAGCTCCATAGTCCAGACAGAATACAACGGTATGTTTTATTTAGCGGTGAGGAACGACTAACGGAAAGCTTCCATTCATCGATCTAAACATTGAACACGTGGTGAACTACCAGCACAGACCtcggtctccacagaccagtttCTTGGCGATACAGGGGATCTCAACGTAGCCGAACTCTTTAAGGCTGTCCACCTGGCGGCAGGTGATGGGGTGATGCCACATAGCCGTGTTCATCGCTGGACAGAAGAGTAGAGGACGCCTGGTATCCCAGGCCCGCACCACACACGTCTGAAAataagtagagtacagtacattacagtatagtagagtacactagagtacagtacattacagtatagtagagtacactagagtacagtacattacagtatagtagagtacactagagtacagcacattacagtatagtagagtacactagagtacagtacattacagtagagtacactagagtacagtacattacagtatagtagagtacattacagtatagtagagtacactagagtacagcacattacagtatagtacactagagtacagtacattacagtagagtacactagagtacagtacattacagtatagtagagtacactagagtacagtacattacagtatagtagagtacactagagtacagtacattacagtatagtagagtacactagagtacagtacattacagtacattacagtagagtacactagagtacagtacattacagtatagtagagtacactagagtacagtacattacagtatagtagagtacactagagtacagtacattacagtagagtacactagagtacagtacattacagtagagtacactagagtacagtacattacagtatagtagagtacactagagtacagtacattacagtatagtagagtacactagagtacagtacattacagtatagtagagtacactagagtacagtacagtatagtagagtacactagagtacagtacagtatagtagagtacactagagtacagtacattacagtatagtagagtacactagagtacagtacattacagtagagtacactagagtacagtacattacagtatagtagagtacactagagtacagtacattacattagagtacactagagtacagtacattacagtatagtagagtacactagagtacagtacattacagtagagtacactagagtacagtacattacagtagagtagagtacactagagtacactagagtacagtacattacagtagagtacagtacattacagtatagtacaatacattacagtatagtagagtacattacagtacagtatagta
Coding sequences:
- the ppcdc gene encoding phosphopantothenoylcysteine decarboxylase isoform X2, yielding MQAESPVTSPKCDLLDSCGKFRVLVGVTGSVAALKVPLLVSQLLELPGLWSQRSDPVLHIELRRWADLLVIAPLDANTLGKIASGICDNLLTCVVRAWDTRRPLLFCPAMNTAMWHHPITCRQVDSLKEFGYVEIPCIAKKLVCGDRGKGAMAEVSTIVDVVNQFIQKAAESPQEGAGLVL